The following nucleotide sequence is from Salvia splendens isolate huo1 chromosome 2, SspV2, whole genome shotgun sequence.
TTGGCACGGACAGTGTCCTTCTCCAAGAGCACCGTTGGGATGCTCTTATAGCTACTGATTTAGAAATGAAGTACTACTAGTATTGAAGATTATTTTTCAGTGGAATAAATGCAAAAGAATtggtttaatttattaaattcgataCATACtgtaaaaaattactccatactTGAATGCTAATTTGTGTACTCAAACAAAGGAGAAGGAAAATAAAGCAACGGAGTAGAGGAAGAGGGGAAAGGCCAAGTCCTTTTGCGATTACCTCTGCGAACCCCAATTCAGAAAAGTGGAAAACTAGTGTTGAATTAGTCTGTTCCCACTCCCATCGATCCTTTCTTCATAATTTCAGGTTCCCCTCATCTCTACGCGATTCCTTTTGGTAGAATTCAGTGTAAGAGTCGGCGAACGGAGCTGCATAATGGCTCAATCTGGCAGCGGCGTAAGCACAAACTAGTGTTTCAAATTCATCTCCATTTTGTGTGAATTTTGATTTCTTTGACTCAAACGCTGAACTTTTTTTTTGCTTTCCGTGCAGGCTGCTGGAATTGATAACACTTTCCGAAAGAAATTCGACCGAGAGGAGTACCTGCAACGCGCTCGGGACCGCGAAGCTAAGGTCTGTCTATGGGGTTGCGTAAATATAGTagctagtatttttttttcttgatgtTTTACAATGTTGTTATTCCAGTTGGCACATAAGGTAGATAATTTGTTTGTTCTTGTATTGTAGGAAGAAGCTCGGAACAAGTTAAAATGTATGGTTTCTGATCTAACTGTTTTCATTCCGTTCCTATGAATTTATGCTCCAGAATTATTATATAACATCAGTGGTTACTGGTTAGTGTATTGTATCGGTGAATGTGGTGTTCATGATTCATGTTTGCTATTGGATCTTTGAAATGATTGTCAATATTTCGATTTTGTTTGGTGCAGCAAGTGGTCCACCGGTGCAAAGGAAACCATTGCAGCATAGAGATTATGAAGTGGACCTCGAATCACGCCTGGGGAAGACTCAGGTATTGTTTGGACAAAATCATATGCGTCTGGTCATCCATTTTTGCAAGTCATTGATTACATCTTTCAGTTCATGCCCACATGTACTATTGTTGTTATTCATGCTGTAACCACATTTATAATTCGTGGCAAACAATGAATTTGTTTATCTCATCTGTAGGTCGTGACTCCTATTGCGCCCCTCAGTCAACAGGTATGTGGTCAAAacttttttattgtatttaaagGTAATCCTAATGCAGttatatagtaagaaaaaaGGTGGGACTGTGAATAGTTCTCCAGTTTTTACATAAGCTACTGCGTTTAAGATGATTTTTTTGTGGTTTTATACTTTGACTTGGAAAATCAATATGGATAGGAATTAGGATCATACTCATAGATTCATAGGAATGCTTATCTAGCTTTATTATAGTAACGTTTTTGACCTGAAAGATTTCCATTTTTTCTTATGAAGTCTTATCTATGTGGTCTAAAGAGCTCTTATCTCTATAGAGACAGTGTTCTGtctctttctattttaaaaattaacaaaaaaacagAGTTAATTTTTTGATCTACATCCAAGAAGCCTAAAATTAGGTATGTAAGTCCAAGTTTTCTGATAGAATCTTTTAAAACGAGTtgtattttcttggatttatgtATGCAAATCATTTAACACTATTCTGCTGCAGGCTGGATACTACTGCTCAGTTTGTGAATGTGTAGTTAAAGATTCAGCAAACTACTTGGATCATATAAATGGAAAAAAGCGTATGTCAAACCCAGTCTCTTTCATTTGGTTTTTACACCAGTGTATGTGCTATATAGATCCCAATTAATACCTGGTTCTTTTTCTCTAGATCAACGAGCTCTGGGAATGTCTATGCGGTCGGAAAGAGCAACCTTGGAGCAGGTGGGCTTGAATTTGCCTTTTACTTGGCATGCAGCATATTAATTGTTGTGGCGATCAGAACATTGGTTTTAAGTTTTTGACATTTGGCTTTTATCTTCAATGTATTTTGGATATAGTTTGTCTTGTCTGAGTTATAACCAATGCATAAGCTAGTATGTAGTCTTTGGACATAATAAAACTACTTGTTACAGTGTTACTATTTGTCTGGTCTCTTAGATTTATACTAGCATGGACACAATGTGTATGGTTGCTAAACACAGATAAGGGGAGAAAAGAGTGATGaagatgacatg
It contains:
- the LOC121792314 gene encoding zinc finger matrin-type protein 2-like isoform X1 — encoded protein: MAQSGSGAAGIDNTFRKKFDREEYLQRARDREAKEEARNKLKSSGPPVQRKPLQHRDYEVDLESRLGKTQVVTPIAPLSQQAGYYCSVCECVVKDSANYLDHINGKKHQRALGMSMRSERATLEQVQQRFDVLKKRKDTPGFTEQDFDERILKQQLEEEERKHQRREKKKEKKKEKAVEEEPEIDPDVAAMMGFGGFGSSKK
- the LOC121792314 gene encoding zinc finger matrin-type protein 2-like isoform X2, with amino-acid sequence MLQNYYITSVVTASGPPVQRKPLQHRDYEVDLESRLGKTQVVTPIAPLSQQAGYYCSVCECVVKDSANYLDHINGKKHQRALGMSMRSERATLEQVQQRFDVLKKRKDTPGFTEQDFDERILKQQLEEEERKHQRREKKKEKKKEKAVEEEPEIDPDVAAMMGFGGFGSSKK